Proteins co-encoded in one Coriobacterium glomerans PW2 genomic window:
- a CDS encoding BMP family ABC transporter substrate-binding protein produces MRKIGGIGKTLVAGAASIVVAATLVACGGTANKGGGSTGSAADGGGTYKISMVTDVGGVNDQSFNQLSWEGLQKLEKDGGVKVGYTESKQESDYPTNLDRAVDGKNNLVWGVGYAMADAVKTAAKQNPDVNFAIIDDAGDTSISNLTGLMFRSQESSFVAGFIAASQSKTGKVGFVGGQVSDIVDMFEWGYKAGVDYANKENGTNVTVSSQYTESFTDEAKGKAIAAKMYSDGCDVIFHAAGGAGKGVIDAAKDANKLIIGVDSDQYRYAPKNMLTSALKNVDTAVVDISKRIRKGEKLGGKTITLGMEDGAVGLAPEHDLMDDKVYDAAQKLMDKIKKGDVKPPANEKQYDTWHAELEK; encoded by the coding sequence ATGAGAAAGATCGGCGGAATCGGCAAGACGCTCGTCGCGGGAGCTGCCAGCATCGTCGTCGCGGCGACACTGGTCGCATGCGGCGGAACGGCGAACAAAGGTGGAGGGTCGACAGGGTCGGCAGCCGATGGCGGCGGCACGTACAAGATCTCGATGGTGACCGATGTGGGCGGCGTGAACGATCAGTCGTTCAACCAGCTGTCTTGGGAGGGCCTGCAGAAGCTCGAGAAGGACGGAGGCGTCAAGGTCGGCTACACGGAGTCCAAGCAGGAAAGCGACTATCCCACGAACCTCGATCGCGCCGTCGACGGCAAAAACAACCTCGTCTGGGGCGTCGGCTACGCGATGGCGGATGCGGTGAAGACGGCTGCCAAGCAGAACCCCGATGTGAACTTCGCGATCATCGACGATGCGGGTGACACCTCCATCTCCAACCTCACCGGGCTGATGTTCCGCTCACAGGAGTCCTCGTTCGTCGCCGGATTCATCGCTGCGAGCCAATCCAAGACCGGTAAGGTCGGCTTCGTCGGCGGGCAGGTCAGCGACATCGTCGATATGTTCGAGTGGGGCTACAAAGCGGGTGTCGACTACGCGAACAAGGAAAACGGGACGAATGTGACCGTGAGCTCGCAGTACACCGAGAGCTTCACCGATGAGGCGAAGGGCAAGGCGATCGCTGCCAAGATGTACTCCGATGGCTGCGACGTCATCTTCCACGCCGCGGGTGGTGCCGGCAAGGGTGTCATCGATGCCGCAAAGGACGCGAACAAGCTCATCATCGGCGTCGACTCCGACCAGTACCGGTATGCGCCGAAGAATATGCTGACCTCGGCGCTCAAGAACGTGGACACAGCCGTGGTGGACATCTCGAAACGCATTCGCAAGGGCGAGAAGCTCGGTGGCAAGACCATCACGCTCGGCATGGAGGACGGCGCCGTCGGCCTGGCGCCCGAGCATGATCTCATGGACGACAAGGTCTACGATGCCGCCCAGAAACTGATGGACAAGATCAAAAAAGGTGACGTGAAGCCGCCCGCGAACGAGAAGCAGTACGACACCTGGCACGCAGAGCTCGAGAAGTAG
- the deoD gene encoding purine-nucleoside phosphorylase produces the protein MGSAPTPHIGAAAGDIAKTVLMPGDPLRAKFIADTYLSDVRCVNEVRNMLAFTGVYQGAPVTVMGGGMGMPSIGIYSFELFNFYDVGAIIRVGSAGGVASDVGLKDVVAGMGACTDSAFAAHYELPGTFAPIADFGLLAAAVDAGRERGVDVRVGNVLSSDHFYLDDPSSTERWRKMGVLAVEMEAAALYMNAARAGKRALCLLTVSDLPLSGESLDASERQTGFTQMMEIALSIAATSSEGA, from the coding sequence ATGGGATCTGCTCCCACCCCGCACATCGGTGCCGCCGCCGGCGACATCGCGAAGACCGTTCTCATGCCGGGCGACCCCCTGCGTGCGAAATTCATCGCAGACACCTATCTGAGCGATGTCCGCTGCGTCAACGAGGTGCGCAACATGCTCGCCTTCACAGGTGTCTACCAAGGAGCCCCCGTCACGGTCATGGGCGGCGGCATGGGCATGCCCTCGATCGGCATCTACTCCTTTGAGCTGTTCAACTTCTACGACGTGGGCGCTATCATCCGGGTGGGTTCAGCCGGCGGGGTGGCGTCAGACGTCGGTCTGAAGGACGTCGTGGCCGGCATGGGAGCCTGCACCGACTCGGCTTTTGCCGCACACTACGAGCTGCCCGGGACGTTCGCGCCCATCGCCGACTTCGGACTGCTCGCGGCCGCCGTCGACGCCGGCCGCGAGCGCGGCGTCGACGTGCGCGTGGGCAACGTTTTGTCGAGCGACCACTTCTACCTGGACGATCCCTCCTCCACCGAGCGGTGGCGCAAGATGGGCGTGCTGGCCGTCGAGATGGAGGCGGCCGCCCTCTACATGAACGCCGCGCGCGCCGGCAAACGGGCCCTGTGCCTGCTCACCGTCTCCGACCTTCCCCTCTCCGGTGAATCCCTGGACGCCTCCGAGCGCCAGACCGGTTTCACGCAGATGATGGAGATCGCGCTGTCTATCGCTGCGACGAGCAGCGAAGGAGCGTGA